Within Oscillatoria salina IIICB1, the genomic segment GCTCGCCAAGATAAACGCTGAGGTTTTGCTTTGGCAGGGAGGGGCTGAAAACGTTGTTTCATCAACCCCTGCAACAGCTTCACGGAGATAAGTTGGCTATTAGCAGTCATCTTACTCCTTCACATCACATCACACCACACAGTCCCGATCATAAAGCCACAAGACCCCGATTATAGTTAATCAAGTTTCATGAGTCGGAATTTTTGTTGCCAACTGATACTCTTGTCGAGAAACTTCAAGAAAGTCTAAATAGCGCTGGGTAAAGATTTTCGGGCTAAAGTTAATTGCTTGAGCGCGACTAACTTCCGGATTAAATTTTCCTGTAAATTGTTCAAAAGTTTCCACAGCAGCGACTAAGGCGGCGGGAGTTTGGGGAGAAAAAAGTAAACCCGTCCCTGTTTCGGGAAATTGTCTAATATCCCTGACAGTTTCTGTAGCTCCACCGCTACCATAGGCAATTACTGGGGTACCGCAGGCTTGTGCTTCGACTAAGGCGATGCCAAAATCTTCACAAGCTGCATAAACAAAGGCTTTTGCTCCAGCCATGTATTTTTCGACGATCGCATCAGGTTGTGCTCCGAGGATTTGTACGTTTGGTTTTGCTAGTTGGCGAATTGCCGGTAATTCTTTTCCGTCGCCGATGATGACTAAATTTCGTCCTAGCTGATTGAAAGCTTTGACGATGAGAGAGACTTGTTTGTAACTTACTAATCGGGAAACGGTTAAGTAATAATCTTCTTTCTGAGCTTGGAAAGGAAAACGGTCAATTTGGACTGGAGGATAAATTACTTCTGCTTTACGGCGATAACAGCGCCAAATGCGGCGAGCCGTATGATAGGAGTTAGCGATAAAGTAATCAACTCGATTAGCGGCGATCGCGTCCCACTGACGCAAACGATGAAGCAAGTAGCGAGTTAAGATTCCCGCTACACCTCGTCCCAGATGGCTATTATTCAAGTAATCAAATGTCAAATCCCACGCATAGCGCATGGGAGTATGGCAATAGCAAATATGAAGCTGTTGGGGGCTAGTCAAGACTCCTTTGGCTACTGCATGGGAAGAAGAAAGAATGACATCATAAGCCCGCAAATCAAGCTGTTCGATCGCTAAAGGTAACAGAGGTAGATATTTTTGTACGCCATTACGAGCAAAAGGAAACTTTTGTAGGAAAGTTGTCCCGATTTGGCGTCCAAAAAGGTAACTTTCCGGATTGATTGATTCAAAATCAATTAGAGCATATAAATCCGCCTCCACATGCTGTAAAATTTCTTTGACCACCAACTCAGAACCGCCAGTAGCTTTCGGGGTTAACCACTCGTGAACCAAAGCATATCTCATCTTGAAGGATCTCGCCAGACAAACAAGTCTCGATTGACAGATTTACTATTTTGTTACCTTATCAAAAATTTGGCGTAGTCAAACTCTACTTTTTTCGGACGAGAATGGGCGTTGCGCTTGAGCCTTTCCCTGTCTAGATTGGATAGCAGGCTTTTGCCTGTACTACTTCCCCACTTAACTTTGCCTTTGTAGCAAGCTAGTAGCGTGTAAGATTGTTTCAGGATTATCAAAAAGCATGGAAGAACGCGACGAAAGGCTAAGGAAATTAATTGCCACGCTACGCCAGCAATCAAAGGGAAGTTTAAGTTGGCGCAAAGCTTTAAATGGTTTATTGCTCGAAATTCAGCAACTTCCGGGTTTGGCGAGGTCTAACCATCCAGATTATTTACAAGCTTTGGATGATACTTTAATGCGGGTGGGTGAGGAAATAGAAGAATTTGAACCTCAACAAGCTTCAATTACCAGTAGTCTCGTAGCTTGGATTAATCTTAAATTACGCTTAAAGTATCAAGTGCGAGATTTGTACGCGGGAACAGGCGATCGCGCTAGAACTAGAACTACGAATAAAAGTATCAGACAGGAATTTAAAGAACAAGCTAGGAAACCGCCTCTTTCTTTGGATGTACCTCTCGATGCAATTACTCAAGAAACTTTTGCCGCTCAACTCCCAGATGAGACACCAAGTACAATTTGGGAACAGTACGAAGAAATTGCCCGCGAACAAGAAAAACGACGCCATACGAGAATTGGCATTCGACTCCAAGCATATATTGAAGCAGATCCAGATAATATTCTCGCCAGTTGTCATCCTCGCGCCCATCCTCAATGTAACTGCCAAGTTCTCGCTTGGCGATTGCTGTTGAAATATCCGCCAGACAAGCTTGTCGATATTGCTAAAGATTTAAATATTAACTATCACACTCTCAACTGGCATTGGAAAAATAAAGGACTACCTTTGCTGCAAAATATTGCCAAAAATTTTGGCTATCAACCTGAAAGAGATATGTAAGATGTGCTGTGGTGCATTTTTGCCTTAACCACAAAGGAACCATTACTTATTACTGATGAATAATACTGAAACTTGTCTAACTATTCCCTTGGTTAATTATGCCCATAACCAAGCGCGAGAATTTGCCGCCCAACAAGCAACACCAGAAAAAGGTTTGCGAGTTTATCTGAACACCTTGGCAGTGTGGGCTGTTCGCCGCTATTTACAATGGTTGCAAATAGATTCTGATTTGGAAGCTAGCGATAGTTGGCATCCGGGGATGCGTGCAATCTTCGATATTGCAGATTTAGTTATTCCTAATCTGGGAAGGCTAGAATGTCGTCCAGTTTTGGCTGAGGAGACAGTTTTGAGATTACCGCCAGAAGTAGTTTCTAATCGCATCGGTTATCTGGCGGTAGGATTTAATCGACATCCCCAACAAGCACAATTGCTCGGATTTGTTCCCGAAGTTAATAGCGAAACTATTTCCCTGACTGAGTTACAGCCTCTTGACGCTTTAATCGAACATCTGGAACAAGTTTCTTTAACATTTTCGGCTCCAAGTCAAGAACAAAAGCGAAATAATTTAAGTCAGTGGTGGGAAGGTGTTTTTGAGTCAGGTTGGCAAGCAGTTGAAGGGTTATTCACATTATCTGCGCCGAATTTAGCCTTTCGTAGAACCTGTATGAGAATGGGAAAATTAATTGAGTTGGGTAGTGAATGTCAGTTAATTTTGGTACTGACGCTAGTGCCAGAAACTAACGATAAAGTAGGAATTAATTTACAATTGTATCCCGCAAGAGCCACAAAATTTGCTGAAGCTACCACAGCGATCGCCAAAAACCAAGCCCAAACACTACCAACCGAACTAAAGTTGCTCGTCTTGACAGCATCTGGTGAAGTTTTTCGCGAAATAACTCCTTGTGAGGGAGATACTTTTCTCCAATACGAGTTCGCTGGACAATTGGGTGAAGAATTCAGTATAAAGGTAACGTTGTTAAATGCTAGCTTTAGCGAAGCGTTCGTTATTTAAAGTAGCGCTAACAAACTGACTACAAACCAAAATGAGTAAATTAGTCATCCTCGATCTTGATGGAGATTTGCAGCAGGGTGCCAAAGTAACTTTAGAAATTAGGGAAGAAGATAATTTTTCCCTAATCCAAAGTCGTGCTAAAGGTAGATTACCACCAGCACCGGAAATTATTGTTCAATACCAACATTGGCAATCTTTTTATCGTAATTTAAGTTTATTATTTCGGCTTGAAGAGCGAACTCAAACGATTATTAGTGGCAAACAAACTGAAGTAATTAATGCTTGTCGTCAAGCTGCCCAAAATTTGGCAGATGCTTTTAATAACTGGTTATTGGCTGACTCTTTTCGTTTGATTCGCGAGAAATTATTAGAGAAGTTGCAAACTAGTGAATCTATTAGGGTGATTGTGCAAGTTGAAGTGATTTCTCTCAGACAATTACCTTGGCATTTGTGGGATTTTTGCGAGCGTTACCCGAAAGCAGAAATTGCCCTTAGCGCTCCTGCTTACGAGCGCGCTTCAACGGATTTATTACCTCGTTCGCAAGTCAGAATTCTGGCGATTTTAGGCAATCGAGCGGGAATTGATATTGAAGCAGATCGTCAATTATTAACTAATTTATCGTCTGAGGCAGAAATAGTTTTTTTGGTCGAACCCCAACGACAAGAATTATCTCAATGGTTGTGGGATGGAAAAGGTTGGGATATTCTCTTTTTTGCGGGACATAGTAGTTCTCATCATGATGGAGAAAGCGGACAAATTGAGATTAATCGCCAGGAAAGTTTATCTCTAGATGAGTTGACTCATGGGCTGAGAAAAGCTATTAGTAATGGATTGAAATTGGCAATTTTTAACTCTTGCGAGGGTTTGGGTTTAGCGAGAAAATTGGAATCTCTTTCTATCCCGCAAATGATTGTGATGCGGGAACAAGTACCAGATTTAGTTGCTCAAGAATTTCTCAAATACTTTTTAACAGCTTTTGCGAGAGGAAAATCTCTTTATCTGGCTGTGCGAGAAGCAAGAGAACAATTACAAGCTTTAGAAAATCGCTATCCTTGTGCTACTTGGTTGCCTGTGATTTGCCAAAATCCGAGTGTGATTCCTTTTACTTGGCAACAATTAGCTCAGTCATCAGTTGGAGATAATTTCTCTATTGAAATAGACGGGTTTAGGGCAATTTCTCTTCAGTCTCCATATCGCGGATTAGCAGCTTTTACTGAAGCAGATGCGCCTTTCTTTTTTGGCAGAGAAGAACGCACCGAAAAGTTAGTTTAAACTGTGGGTAATAAACCTTTTGTGGCAATTGTTGGCGCTTCGGGAAGTGGAAAATCTTCGTTGGTTTTTGCGGGTTTGATTCCTCATTTGCGCAAACAAAATAATTGGTTGATTGTCTCTTTTCGTCCAGGTAATCGTCCGTTTTTTAAGTTAGCCGAACAGTTGATTTTTTGGCTCGAACCAGAGTTGAGTGAAACGGAACAACTGATTGAAATTCATAAATTAGCTGGTGCTTTATGCGAGAAAAGTATTAGTTTAAATGATGTGGTTGAGCGAATTTTATCTAAACAAGAAAGTCAAGGTCGTTTGCTGCTGGTTGCCGACCAATTTGAAGAAGTTTATACGCTTTGTCAAAATATTCAAGAACGTCAAACTTTTCTGGAAGTTCTTATTAACTTAGAGGAGGAAAAAAACACATCTAACTATTTCCTGAAAACCCTGGTACTTACCCTTCGCGCTGACTTTCTCGAACAAGCCCTTGGATCTCGCGTCTTTGCTCAGGCATTATGGCAGTATCACCCAGAGTTTCTTGCACCTATGAGTCGTGAGGAATTGCAGGCGGCGATCGCTAAACCTGCTGCTAAATTAGGTGTGGCGATCGCTGATGGTTTGAGTGAACGCATATTAGATGCTTTAAGTCAAGAACCTGGTAATCTTCCTTTACTTGAATTTGCCCTGACGTTACTCTGGGAAGAATCCATTGCTAGCAACTCCGATTTTACCCTCACTCATGCAGCTTATGACGCGATCGGGGGCGTAGAACAAGCTTTAGCGAGTTATGCCGATCGCGTTTATACTGCCCTCAACCAGGAACAACAACCCCAAGCAAGGCAAATTTTCACGCAGTTGGTGCGTCCTGGAGAAGGAACAGCCGACACGCGCCGAGTAGCGACGCGCCTGGAAATAGGGGTTGACAAATGGGGCTTAGTTATGCACTTAGCGAATACTCGTTTAGTCGTGACCGGACGAGACGAAGCCACAGGTGAAGAAACAGTAGAAATCGTTCACGAAGCCTTGATTCGGGAGTGGAAACGTTTGCGATCGTGGTTAGAAGACGATCGCAGCTTTCGCATTTGGCAAGAACGTTTGCGAGTAGCAATGAATCAGTGGGAAATTGGCGATCGCGATCCAGAAACTTTGTTGCGCGGTACATTATTATTAGAAGCCCAGCGTTGGCTAACAGAAAGAGAACAAGAATTAAGCGAAAAAGAACAAAATTTTATTCGCACGAGTTTAACCCATCAACAGCGCCAAAAAAAGATTCGTGCAACTACGCGCCGTCGAGTAATTTTTTTACTCACTTGCGGTTTATTAGGTTCCCTAACTTTTGGCGGCGTAGCTGTTTGGCAATGGCAGCGTGCCGAATTAGGTGAAGCTGGAATAATTTTAAGTAATTTGAGTGATTCCAGCAAAGAATTTTTGGATTCAGGAAAAGACTTAGAAGCCCTACTAGAAAGTTTAAAAGCTGCCAAAAAGTTAAAGTTATCGCCAGATGCCAAACCCGATACAAAACTGCGAGTAACTGCGGTTTTGCAGCAAGCTGTTTACGGAGTTAGAGAATATAACCGACTCGAAGGACACGAGAGAACAGTTATTAGCGTGGCGTTTAGTCCCGATGGAGAAATACTTGCTTCCGGTGGTGACGATCGCACAGTCAAACTTTGGCAAAAAAACGGCAAATTAATTGCCACTTTAACCGAACATCAAGAACCAGTTAAAAGTGTGGCTTGGAGTCCCGACGGGCAAATTTTAGCTTCGGCAAGTTACGACAAAACAATTAAACTTTGGCAGCGAAATGGTACTTTGATTACAACTTTAGCAGAACATGAAGATAAGGTTATTAAAGTAGTTTTTAGTCCTGATGGGCAAATTTTAGCTTCGGCATCAGCAGATAAAACAATTAA encodes:
- a CDS encoding glycosyltransferase, with amino-acid sequence MRYALVHEWLTPKATGGSELVVKEILQHVEADLYALIDFESINPESYLFGRQIGTTFLQKFPFARNGVQKYLPLLPLAIEQLDLRAYDVILSSSHAVAKGVLTSPQQLHICYCHTPMRYAWDLTFDYLNNSHLGRGVAGILTRYLLHRLRQWDAIAANRVDYFIANSYHTARRIWRCYRRKAEVIYPPVQIDRFPFQAQKEDYYLTVSRLVSYKQVSLIVKAFNQLGRNLVIIGDGKELPAIRQLAKPNVQILGAQPDAIVEKYMAGAKAFVYAACEDFGIALVEAQACGTPVIAYGSGGATETVRDIRQFPETGTGLLFSPQTPAALVAAVETFEQFTGKFNPEVSRAQAINFSPKIFTQRYLDFLEVSRQEYQLATKIPTHET
- a CDS encoding DUF1822 family protein, whose product is MNNTETCLTIPLVNYAHNQAREFAAQQATPEKGLRVYLNTLAVWAVRRYLQWLQIDSDLEASDSWHPGMRAIFDIADLVIPNLGRLECRPVLAEETVLRLPPEVVSNRIGYLAVGFNRHPQQAQLLGFVPEVNSETISLTELQPLDALIEHLEQVSLTFSAPSQEQKRNNLSQWWEGVFESGWQAVEGLFTLSAPNLAFRRTCMRMGKLIELGSECQLILVLTLVPETNDKVGINLQLYPARATKFAEATTAIAKNQAQTLPTELKLLVLTASGEVFREITPCEGDTFLQYEFAGQLGEEFSIKVTLLNASFSEAFVI
- a CDS encoding CHAT domain-containing protein — protein: MSKLVILDLDGDLQQGAKVTLEIREEDNFSLIQSRAKGRLPPAPEIIVQYQHWQSFYRNLSLLFRLEERTQTIISGKQTEVINACRQAAQNLADAFNNWLLADSFRLIREKLLEKLQTSESIRVIVQVEVISLRQLPWHLWDFCERYPKAEIALSAPAYERASTDLLPRSQVRILAILGNRAGIDIEADRQLLTNLSSEAEIVFLVEPQRQELSQWLWDGKGWDILFFAGHSSSHHDGESGQIEINRQESLSLDELTHGLRKAISNGLKLAIFNSCEGLGLARKLESLSIPQMIVMREQVPDLVAQEFLKYFLTAFARGKSLYLAVREAREQLQALENRYPCATWLPVICQNPSVIPFTWQQLAQSSVGDNFSIEIDGFRAISLQSPYRGLAAFTEADAPFFFGREERTEKLV
- a CDS encoding NACHT and WD repeat domain-containing protein, which gives rise to MGNKPFVAIVGASGSGKSSLVFAGLIPHLRKQNNWLIVSFRPGNRPFFKLAEQLIFWLEPELSETEQLIEIHKLAGALCEKSISLNDVVERILSKQESQGRLLLVADQFEEVYTLCQNIQERQTFLEVLINLEEEKNTSNYFLKTLVLTLRADFLEQALGSRVFAQALWQYHPEFLAPMSREELQAAIAKPAAKLGVAIADGLSERILDALSQEPGNLPLLEFALTLLWEESIASNSDFTLTHAAYDAIGGVEQALASYADRVYTALNQEQQPQARQIFTQLVRPGEGTADTRRVATRLEIGVDKWGLVMHLANTRLVVTGRDEATGEETVEIVHEALIREWKRLRSWLEDDRSFRIWQERLRVAMNQWEIGDRDPETLLRGTLLLEAQRWLTEREQELSEKEQNFIRTSLTHQQRQKKIRATTRRRVIFLLTCGLLGSLTFGGVAVWQWQRAELGEAGIILSNLSDSSKEFLDSGKDLEALLESLKAAKKLKLSPDAKPDTKLRVTAVLQQAVYGVREYNRLEGHERTVISVAFSPDGEILASGGDDRTVKLWQKNGKLIATLTEHQEPVKSVAWSPDGQILASASYDKTIKLWQRNGTLITTLAEHEDKVIKVVFSPDGQILASASADKTIKFWRRDGTLITTLNGHSSWVNALAWHPNGNIFASGSTDKTIKFWRRDGSLITTINKQNNSIYSLAFNPDGKTILSGNKDGTINVWQSNGSLIKNIDASDYPILDIIFSPDGKKIATASVDKTVKIWQNNQELELITSLRGHNSSIHSISWSPDSKTVASASADTTIKFWYLNNRKLVQLVGHEATVTSVIFNSDSNKKIITASNNGTVKIWDSEGSLVKTFLGHYNSVTDLSRSPDGKTLATASVDGTVKLWTLEGKLKKTLSGHLGAVLGVSWSPDGTAIATVSEDGTIKIWQANGSLLQTLNKHEAAVTGIAWSPNSQVLATTSDDDTVKLWSRQSSGKLTLIHTLKGHGSRVWDVSWSPDGRFLASASADSTVKLWRSNGRLLRTLKKHDNPVYSVAFNPQNNYNSYHHQTLASATADGKVKLWSLDGTLLTTLKGHKASVLNLAWKGNGRAIATASVDQTVIIWNLNLDDLLMQGCDWIKDYLETNINFRDPHIGESAQLRTVCHNLHSNDQIPYLVSPTRLRGN